A region from the Corylus avellana chromosome ca7, CavTom2PMs-1.0 genome encodes:
- the LOC132187108 gene encoding uncharacterized protein LOC132187108, whose product MGQVLDRLQGKQWRQNQVRKITDRVFNRLTNESGKANLTFEDLYIAVLLVYNEINKRLPGPHFDPPSKEEVRAMVVTCDFNLDGEIGREEFVCFIQELSTDTFIAVSQGLILTLVVAPTVAMATKKATEGVPGVGKVVQRIPTSIYASLVTLALVFVQKAHEESD is encoded by the exons ATGGGACAGGTCTTAGACAGGCTTCAAG GGAAGCAGTGGAGACAAAACCAAGTGAGGAAAATAACGGATAGGGTGTTTAACCGTCTTACAAATGAATCGGGAAAGGCTAATTTGACGTTCGAAGATTTATACATCGCTGTCCTGCTTGTGTACAA TGAAATCAATAAGCGTTTACCGGGACCGCATTTTGATCCCCCCTCCAAAGAGGAAGTTCGAGCTATGGTTGTG ACCTGTGACTTCAACCTTGATGGAGAAATTGGTCGGGAGGAATTTGTGTGCTTTATCCAGGAGCTGTCAACTGACACATTCATTGCTGTTAGTCAGGGACTTATCCTCACTTTAGTTGTGGCGCCAACCGTTGCAATGGCAACAAAGAAGGCTACTGAGGGTGTCCCGGGAGTTGGGAAGGTGGTGCAGAGGATACCCACCTCAATTTATGCATCCCTCGTGACTCTTGCACTTGTGTTTGTTCAAAAGGCACACGAGGAGTCCGATTAG
- the LOC132187195 gene encoding uncharacterized protein LOC132187195 yields MQTEEGESEGKMAEPKQALIKEIRSHEVAIAELNNLSSSRAVYQKNGNIFFRTTIQKATASEEKQLDLAKAKHEKLESP; encoded by the exons ATGCAGACAGAGGAAGGAGAAAGCGAGGGAAAGATGGCAGAGCCTAAACAGGCACTCATCAAGGAGATAAGAAGCCACGAGGTTGCCATTGCTGAGCTCAATAATCTTTCTTCATCCAGG GCTGTCTATCAAAAAAATGGGAATATATTCTTCCGGACAACCATTCAAAAGGCAACTGCATCTGAAGAGA AACAACTTGATTTGGCCAAAGCCAAGCATGAAAAGCTGGAATCTCCTTGA
- the LOC132187642 gene encoding uncharacterized protein LOC132187642 isoform X2: protein MANKNPIPLNSSSAFVDTEVRQKKNECYADVESGLWGWQCKSSMIAKENCALRCLSTPCYELIYASDPLEEGEKDLFRSQEFKFCMHKLSMGESLEGIKGSFDY from the exons ATGGCCAACAAGAACCCTATTCCTCTCAATTCCTCTTCTGCTTTTGTG GACACTGAGGTCAGGCAGAAGAAGAACGAGTGCTATGCTGATGTTGAgag CGGATTGTGGGGTTGGCAATGCAAGTCTTCAATGATAGCCAAGGAGAATTGTGCGCTGCGATGCCTTTCTACGCCTTGTTATGAGCTCATTTATGCAAGCGATCCG CTCGAGGAAGGAGAGAAAGATCTTTTTAGGAGCCAGGAGTTCAAGTTCTGCATGCACAA GCTATCAATGGGAGAGAGCCTTGAGGGCATCAAGGGTTCCTTTGACTATTGA
- the LOC132187642 gene encoding uncharacterized protein LOC132187642 isoform X1 — MANKNPIPLNSSSAFVVFIICSLFLSSTVLAKSRRPISDTEVRQKKNECYADVESGLWGWQCKSSMIAKENCALRCLSTPCYELIYASDPLEEGEKDLFRSQEFKFCMHKLSMGESLEGIKGSFDY, encoded by the exons ATGGCCAACAAGAACCCTATTCCTCTCAATTCCTCTTCTGCTTTTGTGGTATTCATAATTTGCTCTCTCTTTTTATCTTCTACAGTCCTCGCCAAGTCTCGACGCCCTATCTCT GACACTGAGGTCAGGCAGAAGAAGAACGAGTGCTATGCTGATGTTGAgag CGGATTGTGGGGTTGGCAATGCAAGTCTTCAATGATAGCCAAGGAGAATTGTGCGCTGCGATGCCTTTCTACGCCTTGTTATGAGCTCATTTATGCAAGCGATCCG CTCGAGGAAGGAGAGAAAGATCTTTTTAGGAGCCAGGAGTTCAAGTTCTGCATGCACAA GCTATCAATGGGAGAGAGCCTTGAGGGCATCAAGGGTTCCTTTGACTATTGA
- the LOC132187806 gene encoding subtilisin-like protease SBT4.13, whose translation MFTMAAVYSYISQYCRILVFLIVAAVHVFCCGASDEGKDVYIVYMGSLLEGEYSTASLHLSVLQQVLGESSATGSHVKSYTRSFNAFAARLSDEEHQIIASRKEVVSVFPSRTLQLQTTRSWDFMGLTETVKRNPTVESDVIVGVIDSGIWPESESFRDSGYGPPPAKWKGTCAGGSNFTCNNKLIGARVYNGTSARDIEGHGTHTASTAAGIKVSGASFFGLAEGKARGGVPSARIAAYKACSEYGCRDQDILAAFDDAIADGVDLITISVGGDSKAFENDSIAIGSFHAMEKGILTVQAAGNNGPSSSTVGSVAPWLLSTAASSIDRKIIDKVVLGNGKTLIGNGISSFTQRKGKKFPMIHGKDASTTSCANPTLARVCSAGCLNSSLVKGKIVVCDWANGWGEAFRAGAVGSITLDNIEKMHGFNYVLPLPTSTLTAHKYGVVKTYVNSTKNPQGNILKSEVTKNSAAPVVASFSSRGPNLVAPDILKPDITAPGIEILASYSPVSPPSGNPKDKRSAKYSIMSGTSMSCPHAAGAAAYVKTFHPDWSPSAIKSALMTTAWPMNATKEAEDEYREGEFAFGAGHVNPVKAIDPGLVYETSKDDYIKMLCSMQLSFFGTCPSENKGSPKDLNYPSMQVRVETGKSFAVEFPRTVTNVGLANSTFVSKVITDSQMNVSVKPSILSFKSLKEKKSFVVIVSGKALPSPKRVSAALVWSDRTHIVRSPIVVYTSFL comes from the exons ATGTTTACCATGGCTGCTGTGTATAGCTATATTTCCCAATATTGCCGCATCTTGGTGTTTCTCATTGTGGCTGCTGTCCATGTCTTTTGTTGTGGTGCTTCAGATGAAGGCAAAGATGTCTACATTGTGTACATGGGTTCATTGCTAGAGGGTGAATACTCAACCGCGTCTCTCCATCTTAGCGTTCTTCAACAAGTTCTAGGAGAAAG TTCTGCCACTGGCTCTCATGTTAAAAGCTACACTAGGAGTTTCAATGCATTTGCAGCCAGGCTGAGTGATGAAGAGCATCAAATCATTGCGA GCAGGAAGGAAGTGGTCTCTGTTTTTCCAAGCAGAACTCTTCAACTTCAAACGACAAGATCGTGGGATTTTATGGGTTTAACTGAAACTGTGAAACGAAATCCGACAGTTGAGAGTGATGTAATAGTAGGCGTTATTGACAGCGGAATCTGGCCTGAATCAGAGAGCTTTAGAGATTCAGGATATGGTCCACCTCCTGCGAAATGGAAGGGTACTTGTGCTGGTGGTTCCAACTTTACCTGCAACAA TAAGCTCATTGGAGCCCGAGTTTATAATGGTACTTCTGCAAGGGACATTGAAGGTCATGGTACCCACACTGCCTCAACAGCAGCTGGTATCAAAGTATCAG GTGCAAGTTTTTTCGGTTTGGCGGAGGGCAAGGCAAGAGGAGGTGTTCCGTCAGCAAGGATTGCGGCATACAAAGCTTGTAGTGAATATGGGTGTCGAGACCAAGACATCCTTGCTGCTTTTGACGATGCTATTGCAGATGGGGTTGATCTCATCACCATTTCAGTCGGCGGAGACTCAAAAGCATTTGAAAATGATTCTATTGCTATTGGTTCTTTTCATGCGATGGAGAAAGGTATACTCACCGTTCAGGCTGCCGGAAATAATGGCCCCAGTTCATCAACGGTCGGTAGTGTTGCCCCGTGGTTGCTGTCTACAGCGGCCAGCAGCATAGATCGTAAGATCATTGATAAGGTTGTTCTTGGGAATGGAAAGACACTCATT GGAAATGGAATAAGTTCTTTTACacagagaaaaggaaaaaaattcccTATGATACATGGAAAAGATGCTTCCACTACTTCTTGCGCTAATCCTACTTTAGCTCG GGTTTGCAGCGCGGGTTGTTTGAATAGTAGCTTGGTAAAAGGAAAGATTGTGGTGTGTGATTGGGCAAACGGATGGGGAGAAGCTTTCAGAGCTGGCGCCGTTGGATCAATCACGTTAgataatattgaaaaaatgCATGGTTTCAATTATGTACTTCCCTTACCTACATCTACCTTAACGGCCCATAAATATGGTGTAGTCAAGACCTACGTGAATTCTACCAA AAACCCGCAAGGAAACATATTGAAAAGTGAAGTAACGAAAAACTCAGCCGCTCCAGTAGTTGCTTCCTTCTCTTCACGTGGGCCAAATCTCGTTGCACCAGACATTTTGAAG CCTGATATAACGGCCCCGGGAATAGAAATTTTGGCATCATATTCCCCAGTGAGTCCACCTTCTGGAAACCCCAAGGACAAGAGGTCCGCCAAGTACAGTATAATGTCTGGGACATCCATGTCTTGCCCACATGCAGCTGGCGCAGCTGCTTACGTGAAAACCTTTCACCCCGATTGGTCTCCATCAGCCATCAAATCTGCGCTAATGACCACCG CTTGGCCAATGAATGCCACAAAAGAAGCCGAAGATGAATATAGAGAAGGAGAATTTGCTTTTGGGGCAGGCCATGTCAATCCCGTAAAAGCAATAGATCCTGGTCTAGTGTATGAAACGTCTAAAGACGACTACATAAAAATGCTCTGCAGTATGCAACTTAGTTTCTTTGGAACTTGTCCAAGTGAAAATAAAGGGTCTCCAAAGGATCTCAACTACCCATCAATGCAAGTTCGCGTTGAAACAGGGAAAAGCTTCGCAGTTGAATTCCCAAGAACAGTAACAAATGTAGGCCTTGCAAACTCTACTTTCGTATCAAAAGTCATAACAGATTCTCAAATGAATGTTAGTGTGAAGCCTAGTATTCTCTCCTTCAAGTCGTTGAAAGAGAAGAAGTCTTTTGTTGTGATTGTGTCTGGGAAGGCCTTACCATCACCTAAACGGGTATCTGCAGCGCTTGTGTGGTCTGATAGAACTCACATTGTGCGAAGTCCGATTGTTGTGTACACGTCTTTCTTATAG